A window of the Xanthocytophaga agilis genome harbors these coding sequences:
- a CDS encoding two-component regulator propeller domain-containing protein, with amino-acid sequence MYRRIFLLIVVTEWIFHTAFSQDIPIGTWRTHASYQSAKTLAIARNTVYAGSTGSFFSYDSETTQLQTLSKLDGFSNTSISKLAYDTQTGTLIVAYNDGIIDLLQGTELYTITSIASSISITTSKQNNHILINNKLAYLAYDFGVVVVDLLSHQIKETYQNLGVNGATLAIYGTAILNTKIYLATASGVLFAPQTGVNLLDFTSWNRISTSEGVPAGAATMIAVFANQIYAVYATNEIFKLANEKWSKAIELPQSKPLFLKVSQQKLLVGYPQKIVVWNGQAAITLAHSLILYPLDAEYTSSGTVWIADVVSGLLGNEKGDFQQYAPSGTIPGPFQRLEHWDSEIVALPGGYTNSYTAKQDTAGFSVFTSSGWQNYISRSNDVPRRIPATKDLITSTYNPVNQTYYVASFGEGILVKSPDSNWQRLSENGAPPASAKVTGMTVDTNGTLWVLIYGAFSGEPSFYARTVEGIWKAYTFSIFAARQALSFVMDDYQYFWMQLSSGGLWVFDPANNRGKLLSTTTGQGGLPNASVYAVAKDSLGQIWVGTGRGAAYFFNPWEVFESQSIDAITPVYDGRQVLRDEVVTSIYIDGGNRKWFGSQNGAWLFDADITSQLAHFTSATTPLLSDNIVDIEIQPITGEVFFATDVGLISYRGTATAATATHNHVKVFPNPVRPGFSGTVGISGLAANCIVKITDMAGRLVYQTRANGGTAIWNVQNYKGQRASSGMYLIFSSSDDGTEKFVTKIAVIE; translated from the coding sequence GTGTATCGCAGAATATTCCTTCTCATTGTTGTAACTGAATGGATCTTCCATACAGCTTTTTCACAGGATATACCTATTGGTACATGGCGGACTCATGCTTCATATCAGTCTGCAAAGACGTTGGCTATTGCACGAAATACTGTATATGCAGGAAGTACAGGTAGCTTTTTTTCCTATGATAGTGAAACTACTCAACTACAGACTTTATCAAAGCTGGATGGCTTTAGCAATACCTCTATTAGCAAGCTGGCATATGATACTCAAACGGGTACATTAATTGTTGCATACAATGATGGCATTATTGACCTGCTTCAGGGCACTGAGCTATATACCATCACTTCTATTGCATCTTCGATCAGTATTACTACCAGCAAACAGAATAATCATATACTGATAAATAACAAGTTAGCCTATCTGGCATATGACTTTGGTGTGGTAGTGGTAGATCTTTTGTCGCATCAGATAAAAGAAACCTATCAGAATCTGGGAGTGAACGGAGCTACTCTCGCCATTTATGGAACGGCTATTTTGAATACAAAGATCTATCTGGCTACTGCCAGTGGAGTACTTTTTGCCCCACAAACAGGCGTTAACTTACTGGATTTTACCAGTTGGAACCGCATTTCTACCTCAGAAGGTGTTCCTGCTGGAGCTGCTACAATGATAGCTGTATTTGCTAATCAGATTTATGCCGTTTATGCTACCAATGAGATTTTTAAATTAGCTAATGAGAAGTGGTCAAAGGCAATAGAACTGCCTCAGAGTAAGCCTTTGTTTCTGAAGGTTTCTCAACAAAAGTTATTGGTCGGATATCCACAAAAAATAGTTGTGTGGAATGGACAAGCTGCTATAACATTGGCACATTCATTAATCTTATACCCTTTGGATGCTGAGTATACTTCCAGTGGCACTGTCTGGATTGCAGATGTTGTAAGTGGATTGTTGGGTAATGAAAAAGGTGACTTTCAACAATATGCTCCCAGCGGAACAATTCCAGGACCTTTTCAACGGCTGGAACATTGGGATAGTGAGATTGTTGCATTGCCGGGTGGTTACACAAACAGTTACACAGCAAAACAGGATACGGCTGGATTCAGTGTCTTCACTTCCAGTGGTTGGCAGAACTATATTTCACGATCCAATGATGTACCAAGACGTATTCCTGCTACAAAAGATCTGATCACTTCAACATACAATCCTGTTAATCAAACGTATTATGTCGCTTCTTTTGGAGAGGGTATTCTTGTCAAAAGTCCTGATAGCAACTGGCAGCGGTTGAGCGAGAATGGAGCACCACCTGCTTCAGCCAAAGTGACAGGAATGACAGTGGATACAAATGGAACATTGTGGGTTCTGATATACGGTGCATTTTCAGGTGAGCCTTCATTCTATGCAAGAACTGTAGAGGGTATCTGGAAAGCATATACCTTCAGTATTTTTGCTGCGCGACAAGCGCTTTCATTCGTAATGGATGACTATCAATATTTCTGGATGCAACTATCTTCTGGAGGATTATGGGTTTTTGATCCTGCTAATAATCGCGGGAAACTATTGTCGACCACTACTGGTCAGGGGGGATTACCCAATGCCAGTGTGTATGCAGTAGCTAAGGATTCGCTGGGGCAGATATGGGTGGGTACTGGAAGAGGTGCAGCCTATTTTTTCAACCCATGGGAAGTATTTGAAAGCCAATCAATAGATGCTATAACGCCTGTATACGACGGTCGGCAGGTACTTCGGGATGAGGTAGTGACCAGTATCTATATTGATGGTGGCAACCGCAAGTGGTTCGGGTCACAAAATGGTGCCTGGCTTTTTGATGCAGACATCACTAGTCAGCTGGCACATTTTACAAGTGCCACTACACCATTGCTATCAGATAATATTGTGGATATAGAAATACAACCTATAACTGGTGAAGTATTTTTTGCCACAGATGTTGGGTTGATCTCCTACAGAGGTACAGCTACAGCTGCTACAGCAACCCATAATCATGTTAAGGTATTTCCTAATCCTGTACGTCCGGGTTTTTCCGGAACAGTTGGTATTTCAGGACTAGCAGCAAATTGCATTGTGAAGATTACAGATATGGCTGGTCGCTTGGTATATCAGACGCGTGCCAATGGAGGGACTGCTATCTGGAATGTACAAAACTATAAAGGCCAGCGAGCGAGTTCCGGGATGTATCTGATCTTTTCGTCAAGTGATGATGGAACCGAAAAATTTGTAACCAAGATCGCCGTTATAGAATAA
- the recO gene encoding DNA repair protein RecO → MLFKTRGIVINYIRFKETSIIIKIYTEEFGLQTYIENGARSSKGKNKMALFQPLTLLDLVVYHREGGNIMRLSEIKCCDPLTDVPYNFVKSGIALFMSEVFNKALKEESSNESLFEFLYQSILYLDQQTEHYENFPIQFLLSFAQYLGFAPSEAREVFAQIEEFQLLDYAKEDEERFDKLIESPYHKHVPLTNGQRRRILEYVLLFYRLHVDNFGELRSVSVLREMLVG, encoded by the coding sequence ATGCTTTTTAAGACTCGTGGCATTGTCATCAACTATATTCGATTTAAGGAAACTTCCATTATTATAAAGATTTATACAGAGGAGTTTGGACTTCAAACCTATATAGAAAATGGAGCAAGAAGTTCAAAAGGGAAAAACAAGATGGCATTGTTTCAGCCACTTACTTTGCTTGACCTGGTAGTATATCATCGTGAGGGCGGAAACATTATGAGGCTTTCAGAGATCAAATGTTGTGATCCACTTACAGATGTGCCCTATAATTTTGTAAAGTCAGGCATTGCCTTATTTATGAGTGAGGTTTTTAACAAAGCTCTGAAAGAAGAAAGTAGTAATGAGTCTCTGTTTGAATTTCTGTACCAATCAATTCTGTATCTGGATCAGCAAACAGAACATTATGAAAACTTCCCTATTCAGTTTCTGTTAAGTTTTGCACAATATCTTGGGTTTGCACCTTCCGAAGCACGGGAGGTATTTGCCCAGATAGAAGAGTTTCAGTTATTAGATTATGCCAAAGAAGATGAAGAACGATTTGATAAACTAATTGAATCTCCCTATCATAAACATGTACCCCTTACCAATGGGCAGAGAAGACGTATTCTTGAATATGTACTTCTGTTTTATCGGTTACATGTCGACAATTTTGGTGAATTACGCTCTGTTTCCGTCTTGCGTGAAATGTTGGTTGGGTAA
- a CDS encoding DUF1343 domain-containing protein has protein sequence MFSLSFISYQPLLTGLLILTTACHSPSVSSQTSVRKPSSTVNQKPVLALQTGAEQFKEYIADLKGKRVALVVNHTSLVGKTHLADTLLSQKINIVKIFAPEHGFRGDADAGEHVSNTIDKKTGLPLISIYGKNKKPSPEQLKDVDVVIFDIQDVGARFYTYISTMHYVMEACAENKKKCLILDRPNPNGHYFDGPVLKPAFKSFIGMHQIPVVHGLTVGELAQMINGEGWLANNVKCDLKVIQVKGYTHQTPYVLPVRPSPGLPTEASIRLYPSICFFEGTTISLGRGTDFSFQVAGAPNPIYGSFTFTPKTTAIVKNPPHENQLCYGKDYRQDTTRHLTLKYLLDFYNMTPDKNKFFLTTKHFDLLAGSEELKKQILAGMTEEQIRATWQSDLQKYATIRKKYLLYPDK, from the coding sequence ATGTTTTCATTGTCGTTTATTTCGTACCAACCGCTCCTGACAGGCCTGCTTATCTTAACTACCGCCTGTCATTCGCCATCTGTTAGTTCGCAAACTTCTGTCAGAAAACCTTCTTCTACCGTAAACCAGAAACCTGTTTTAGCGCTTCAGACAGGAGCAGAACAATTCAAGGAGTATATCGCAGACTTAAAAGGGAAGAGAGTGGCGCTGGTTGTAAACCACACCTCTCTGGTAGGCAAAACCCATCTGGCAGACACACTATTGAGCCAAAAAATAAATATTGTAAAGATATTCGCACCTGAGCACGGGTTTCGAGGAGATGCAGATGCCGGCGAACATGTAAGTAATACAATAGACAAAAAAACGGGTCTGCCACTTATTTCTATTTATGGGAAAAATAAGAAACCCTCGCCTGAACAACTTAAGGATGTAGATGTAGTCATATTTGATATTCAGGATGTAGGAGCCCGGTTTTATACATACATTAGTACTATGCACTATGTAATGGAAGCGTGTGCAGAAAACAAAAAAAAGTGTCTGATACTGGATCGCCCCAATCCTAATGGACATTACTTTGATGGGCCTGTACTAAAACCTGCCTTTAAGTCATTCATTGGTATGCACCAAATTCCTGTAGTGCATGGCCTCACAGTAGGTGAACTGGCTCAGATGATCAATGGAGAAGGATGGCTTGCTAACAACGTTAAATGCGATCTAAAGGTAATACAGGTGAAAGGTTATACTCATCAAACCCCTTATGTATTACCTGTACGCCCTTCTCCTGGTTTACCCACTGAAGCGTCTATTCGTTTGTATCCTTCTATCTGCTTCTTTGAAGGAACTACTATTAGTCTAGGTCGTGGAACTGATTTTTCATTTCAGGTAGCAGGAGCGCCAAATCCTATCTATGGATCTTTTACATTCACACCCAAAACAACTGCAATTGTTAAAAATCCACCTCATGAAAACCAATTATGTTATGGTAAGGATTATCGGCAAGATACTACGCGTCACTTGACCCTAAAGTATCTTCTTGACTTTTACAACATGACTCCAGATAAAAACAAGTTCTTTCTAACCACCAAACACTTTGATTTGCTGGCAGGAAGTGAAGAACTGAAAAAACAGATTCTGGCAGGTATGACTGAAGAACAAATCCGGGCTACCTGGCAAAGTGATTTGCAGAAATATGCCACCATTCGCAAGAAATATCTTTTGTATCCGGATAAATAA
- a CDS encoding ABC transporter permease, translated as MNIAAFISARIRHTEGQSFSATVAKIGVASVALGLAVMIISFAILGGFKREIYQKIFSFGGHLQVSEFSMNRSYEEPPITINTDLYKNYKNIPEVAHIQGVTQKAALIKTDTEVQGVVMKGVGSDFDLPMFAPNLREGNFIQWKDTSFSRDIVLSHKLARQLKLKINDEVLVYFMQNPPRVRKLRVSGIYETGMEEFDDNTVFCDINLLRRINDWSRDQVSTYEIFLKDFTDMETGTKKVFDKMEYSMNLVKITDKYNQIFEWLLLLNRNVTIFLALILFVACFNMVAILLILIMERTQMIGLLKAVGARNLKIQEIFLWGGLRLIGMGMLWGNLIGIGFCALQYFFKIIPLDPETYYMSTVPIQWDFPLILLLNAVVLVLVLGILVIPTLVITRINPVKAIRFD; from the coding sequence ATGAATATTGCGGCCTTTATTTCTGCCAGGATCAGACATACAGAAGGACAATCCTTTTCTGCTACCGTAGCAAAAATTGGAGTAGCCAGTGTTGCACTGGGACTAGCCGTAATGATTATCTCTTTTGCTATACTGGGAGGTTTTAAACGGGAAATCTATCAGAAGATTTTCAGCTTTGGGGGGCATCTGCAGGTATCCGAGTTTTCAATGAATCGATCCTACGAAGAGCCACCCATTACAATCAATACAGACCTGTACAAAAATTATAAGAATATTCCAGAGGTTGCTCATATACAAGGTGTTACTCAAAAGGCTGCCCTTATAAAAACAGATACTGAGGTGCAGGGGGTCGTCATGAAAGGAGTAGGATCTGACTTTGATCTACCTATGTTTGCTCCCAATCTGCGTGAAGGGAATTTTATACAATGGAAAGATACCAGTTTTTCCCGTGATATTGTGCTCAGCCATAAATTGGCCCGTCAGCTTAAACTGAAGATAAATGATGAAGTGCTGGTATATTTTATGCAAAATCCTCCACGAGTGCGTAAACTCCGGGTAAGTGGTATTTATGAGACGGGAATGGAAGAATTTGATGATAATACTGTATTCTGTGATATAAATCTTCTGCGTCGTATTAATGACTGGAGCCGTGATCAGGTAAGTACCTATGAGATATTTCTGAAGGACTTTACTGATATGGAAACTGGTACCAAGAAAGTATTTGACAAGATGGAGTACTCCATGAATCTGGTCAAAATCACTGATAAATACAATCAGATTTTTGAGTGGCTGCTTTTGTTAAACCGAAATGTTACTATCTTCCTTGCCTTAATATTATTTGTGGCATGCTTTAACATGGTGGCAATTTTACTGATTTTAATTATGGAACGTACTCAAATGATAGGTTTATTGAAAGCTGTTGGAGCACGCAACCTGAAAATTCAGGAGATTTTTTTATGGGGAGGATTACGGCTTATCGGTATGGGAATGCTATGGGGCAATCTGATAGGAATAGGCTTTTGTGCCCTTCAATATTTTTTCAAAATCATACCCTTGGATCCGGAAACCTATTATATGAGCACTGTACCCATTCAGTGGGATTTTCCTTTGATTCTTTTGCTGAATGCTGTAGTACTGGTTTTGGTGCTGGGCATATTAGTTATCCCAACACTTGTCATTACCCGAATTAATCCTGTAAAAGCAATCCGGTTTGATTAG
- a CDS encoding N-acetylmuramoyl-L-alanine amidase-like domain-containing protein, with translation MLKTIYAYILLAFSFVSVSLNAQTTVIVQETDQKTITEIVSHRDSLITKDLPIRMVAIGKMLIGKPYVAKTLETGKEEQLVVNLRGFDCTTFLETTLTLAKLVQMDNQDFTAYCQTLTTIRYRGGESGKYTNRLHYLTEWLSEKQRRGEMEDITQKLGGVPYEKKIDFMTTHPQAYVQLADKQNLEALQVVERNLNTQKHYYIPKASVGKIESQLQDGDIIAFTTNIKGLDVVHVGLAIRKGNHAYLLHASSDQKKVAISTVPVGQYILKNAGQSGIIVARPRQ, from the coding sequence ATGTTAAAGACTATTTATGCCTATATACTCCTGGCTTTTTCTTTTGTCTCTGTATCATTAAACGCACAAACTACAGTTATTGTACAAGAGACTGATCAAAAAACTATAACAGAAATTGTTTCCCATCGTGACTCCTTAATTACCAAGGATCTTCCAATACGTATGGTTGCCATTGGTAAAATGCTGATAGGTAAACCATATGTTGCGAAGACACTGGAAACAGGTAAGGAAGAACAGTTGGTCGTGAATCTGCGGGGCTTTGATTGTACAACTTTTCTAGAAACAACACTGACACTAGCAAAACTTGTACAAATGGACAACCAGGATTTTACAGCCTATTGCCAGACATTAACAACTATCCGGTATCGTGGTGGGGAATCTGGAAAGTATACTAACCGGTTACACTATCTCACAGAATGGTTATCAGAAAAACAGAGAAGGGGGGAAATGGAGGACATTACGCAAAAACTGGGTGGTGTTCCCTATGAGAAGAAGATTGATTTTATGACAACTCATCCACAAGCTTATGTACAGCTAGCAGATAAACAAAACCTCGAAGCTCTTCAAGTCGTAGAAAGAAATCTGAATACACAAAAGCATTATTACATTCCAAAAGCATCCGTTGGGAAGATCGAATCTCAATTGCAGGATGGAGATATTATTGCCTTTACTACTAATATCAAAGGTTTGGATGTAGTGCATGTAGGCTTAGCCATTCGCAAAGGAAACCATGCTTATTTGCTGCATGCTTCGTCAGACCAGAAAAAAGTGGCTATAAGTACAGTACCAGTAGGGCAATATATTCTGAAAAATGCTGGGCAGAGTGGGATTATAGTTGCAAGACCACGACAGTGA
- a CDS encoding DUF4097 family beta strand repeat-containing protein, translating into MKKFIIILTLLAAPVLSYAQDFKFEVKSANKVKIGTIHGHITVEGHTGKDIIVTGTKCFTNEEGTEGLKLISGDGISDNTNGYCLNIQESNGTVVVRGVSNKNHNVKILIPEKMNVIIQSSGWSAKDITVSNFKSELEIKSEYASVAMANVTGPVVLNATYGKVKAVFDKINQDKPISIVATYNNLDVTLPSDTKANLRMESSYGDIYTDFDVKSSSPSSSEDDLEKISSHTVTGSINGGGVEVHLESPYKNVFLRKKK; encoded by the coding sequence ATGAAAAAGTTTATCATTATCCTTACTCTCCTTGCTGCTCCCGTCCTTAGCTATGCACAGGATTTTAAATTTGAAGTAAAATCAGCCAACAAAGTTAAAATTGGAACTATTCATGGACATATTACAGTCGAAGGACATACAGGGAAAGACATTATTGTTACAGGAACCAAGTGTTTTACAAATGAAGAAGGAACAGAGGGGCTGAAACTTATTTCCGGAGATGGTATCAGTGATAATACCAATGGATATTGCCTGAACATACAGGAAAGTAATGGCACTGTAGTAGTTAGAGGTGTTTCCAATAAAAATCATAACGTAAAAATTCTTATTCCTGAAAAGATGAATGTGATCATACAGTCATCCGGATGGTCTGCAAAAGACATTACAGTTAGCAACTTTAAATCCGAGTTGGAGATTAAAAGTGAATACGCATCTGTCGCAATGGCTAATGTGACCGGACCTGTTGTGTTAAATGCCACATATGGTAAAGTCAAAGCCGTTTTTGATAAGATCAATCAGGATAAACCGATATCTATTGTGGCTACTTACAATAACCTGGATGTAACTCTCCCTTCTGATACAAAAGCTAATCTGCGCATGGAATCAAGTTATGGCGATATTTATACAGATTTTGATGTAAAATCATCCTCTCCCTCCTCATCAGAAGACGATTTGGAAAAGATCAGCAGCCATACTGTAACAGGTTCAATCAATGGCGGTGGTGTAGAAGTACATCTGGAGTCTCCTTACAAGAATGTATTTCTGCGCAAAAAGAAATAA
- a CDS encoding HEAT repeat domain-containing protein translates to MEVIEALLEKYWEGETTIAEERRLKEYFTTTKDIPAHLAIYKDQFSLFSEWKKEEELSEDFDAQLSRKIQTEARVLALKPRMAYWQWAAGIAAGVTLFVIGFYSGKQNPSGQPQLSDLQNEMKKLRETVVVSQLKQTSASERIKGVNYVYDMKEKSPEVIDALIETLNTDENSNVRLAAANALFTFKDVSKARTALIESIKKQEDPSVKIALINIMIAMKDKKAKPAIEDFLKKEPIPQNIKESIRKELQSI, encoded by the coding sequence ATGGAAGTTATTGAAGCACTACTGGAGAAATACTGGGAAGGCGAAACTACTATCGCCGAAGAACGCAGGTTAAAAGAGTATTTCACAACAACAAAAGATATTCCTGCACATCTGGCTATATACAAAGATCAATTTAGCTTGTTTTCTGAATGGAAAAAGGAAGAGGAACTAAGCGAAGATTTTGATGCTCAATTATCTCGCAAAATACAAACTGAAGCACGTGTCCTTGCTCTTAAACCACGAATGGCCTATTGGCAATGGGCAGCAGGTATTGCAGCTGGAGTGACATTGTTTGTGATAGGATTCTACAGTGGCAAACAAAATCCATCCGGTCAGCCACAGCTTTCAGATTTGCAGAATGAGATGAAGAAACTTCGGGAAACAGTTGTAGTATCACAACTTAAGCAAACATCCGCCAGTGAACGCATCAAGGGAGTGAACTATGTGTATGACATGAAAGAAAAAAGTCCGGAAGTAATTGACGCTTTGATTGAAACCCTTAATACAGATGAAAATTCCAATGTCCGTCTGGCAGCAGCCAATGCCTTATTTACATTCAAAGATGTTTCCAAAGCACGAACTGCACTGATTGAATCTATTAAAAAACAGGAAGATCCTTCTGTAAAGATTGCTCTGATCAACATCATGATTGCCATGAAAGATAAAAAAGCAAAACCAGCCATCGAAGATTTTCTGAAAAAAGAACCTATTCCACAAAACATTAAGGAGAGTATACGCAAAGAACTTCAGTCTATTTAG
- a CDS encoding RNA polymerase sigma factor codes for MDLLNFKQSVLPSKNKLFRFAKRFMGSSADAEDIVQDVFMRLWDIRERLDTYNSVEALAMQITKNMCLGKLRSKKNYFSSIEDHSDHVVTMPSTLLPDKKFELQDTKKLIEKIIEQLPATQRIVLQLRDIEEYELSEIAEIIQRDEAYVRVNLCRARKKLRETLIQLNIHGSY; via the coding sequence ATGGACTTACTAAACTTCAAACAGAGCGTTCTTCCCAGTAAAAACAAACTCTTCCGTTTCGCCAAACGATTCATGGGCAGTTCGGCAGATGCGGAAGATATTGTTCAGGATGTTTTTATGCGATTGTGGGACATCCGCGAACGACTTGACACATATAACAGTGTGGAAGCACTGGCTATGCAGATCACTAAAAATATGTGTCTGGGAAAGCTACGATCCAAGAAGAATTATTTCTCGTCCATTGAGGATCACAGTGACCATGTAGTTACCATGCCCTCTACCCTATTGCCTGACAAGAAATTTGAGCTTCAGGATACCAAAAAACTGATTGAGAAAATCATTGAACAATTGCCAGCAACACAACGCATTGTACTACAGCTGAGAGATATTGAAGAATATGAACTCAGTGAAATTGCAGAAATTATTCAGCGAGATGAAGCCTACGTACGTGTAAATCTGTGTCGCGCCCGAAAAAAACTTCGAGAAACCTTAATACAATTGAACATACATGGAAGTTATTGA
- a CDS encoding sigma-54 dependent transcriptional regulator, with protein sequence METKTGKILVVDDDTDVLSAARLFLKRHFLHVDVESNPESIPYLINNDRYDVILLDMNFTKDIGSGKEGFYWLDRILEIDPAAVVVLITAYGDVEMAVRAIKDGATDFVLKPWENEKLLATLISAMRLRQSREETATLKAKQKGLNQAQTSYTSDIIGQSPAMLRVYEAIDRVAETDANVLILGENGTGKELIARALHRKSKRTDEPFVSVDLGAISETLFESELFGHTKGSFTDAKEDRAGRFETASGGSIFLDEIGNLSLPLQAKLLTVLQSRTVTRVGSNKPKTIDVRLISATNMPVYDMVKNKTFRQDLLYRINTIEIHLPPLRERQEDLVPLAEYYLQLYRKKYNRSVNTLSPALLKRMQKYHWPGNVRELQHAIERAVIMAQGSALQPEDFFFSNGHEVPQDEESALDAMPLDEMEKMLIRKALKKHNGNITEAAQELGLTRSSLYRRLEKYGL encoded by the coding sequence ATGGAAACCAAAACTGGAAAGATACTAGTCGTAGACGATGATACCGACGTGCTTAGTGCAGCACGACTTTTTTTAAAACGCCATTTTCTTCATGTAGATGTTGAAAGTAATCCAGAAAGTATACCATACCTGATTAATAATGATCGGTATGACGTGATTTTGCTGGATATGAATTTTACTAAAGATATTGGAAGTGGAAAAGAAGGGTTTTATTGGTTAGATCGTATACTGGAAATAGATCCGGCAGCAGTGGTTGTGCTTATAACAGCATATGGGGATGTTGAAATGGCTGTTCGAGCTATTAAAGACGGTGCTACAGATTTTGTGTTGAAGCCATGGGAAAATGAGAAATTGCTGGCTACACTAATTTCTGCCATGCGGTTACGCCAGTCACGTGAAGAAACAGCTACGTTAAAAGCAAAACAAAAAGGCCTGAATCAGGCACAAACTTCTTATACCTCGGATATCATCGGGCAAAGTCCAGCTATGCTTCGTGTGTATGAAGCAATTGATCGAGTAGCTGAAACAGATGCTAATGTATTGATACTTGGTGAAAATGGTACAGGAAAAGAACTTATTGCCAGAGCTTTACATCGGAAGTCTAAACGTACCGATGAGCCATTTGTTTCAGTTGATTTGGGTGCGATTAGTGAAACATTATTCGAAAGCGAATTATTCGGTCATACGAAAGGTTCTTTTACAGATGCCAAAGAAGATAGAGCCGGACGTTTCGAAACAGCTTCTGGAGGATCTATATTTTTAGATGAAATTGGAAACCTGTCTCTCCCTTTACAAGCCAAATTGCTTACTGTTTTACAAAGTCGTACTGTAACACGGGTAGGATCAAATAAACCCAAAACCATTGATGTACGTTTGATTTCTGCTACCAATATGCCTGTATATGATATGGTAAAGAATAAAACATTTCGTCAGGATTTGTTATATCGTATCAATACAATAGAAATTCACCTTCCTCCTTTACGGGAACGCCAGGAAGACCTGGTTCCATTGGCTGAGTATTATCTTCAACTGTATCGTAAAAAGTACAACAGATCTGTCAACACCCTGAGTCCAGCATTATTGAAGCGTATGCAAAAATATCATTGGCCAGGAAATGTGCGCGAACTGCAACATGCTATTGAACGAGCTGTGATTATGGCTCAGGGATCAGCATTGCAGCCAGAGGACTTTTTCTTTAGCAATGGGCATGAAGTACCTCAGGATGAAGAGAGTGCATTAGATGCTATGCCATTAGATGAAATGGAAAAAATGCTGATTCGGAAAGCCTTGAAGAAACACAATGGCAATATTACAGAAGCAGCTCAGGAATTGGGTCTCACTCGTTCTTCTCTGTATCGTCGTCTGGAGAAATATGGACTATAA